The region TGACGGCGTCTAGACAGAGGACGAGACTATGAGCGTCAACTCCGGTGCCACTGAGATTATCATGTCAGATGATTATTGACCATCTCATTCCCCTGCTTGCTCCCTTTTCTGGTTTATTGAtgccaaagggggagaagttgcAGAATTGAGAGGGGTCAAATTGTTTCTGAGTCTGTGTTGGTCGAACCGTCCGCCCTgaagccggacagtccggcccctCAATCCTTTTTCCTGAACTTTTGTGTCGCTGGGATGTTCTGATTGTAGGATAGATCGTACTTTTAATCCCTTCCTATGATGTGTGATGAGTGCATGAACTTTGTTGCTTTATGTTGTTTTTGGTTAAAGTTCATGCATATTTGTGTATTGATGTTGGCATACATCTAGGGGGAGTTAGATTTATTGTATctctgcatatattttattttattgtcatgcattgactagtattgtcatcaatcaccaaaaagggggagattgaaagtgcatctagcccctaaacgaagttttggatgattaatgacaatgctagccaagcatgtgtgcgctaatgagctGTGATTGTAGAGAAGTTTAAAggatcaattcgattgaagGATTACGCGACTTACTTgatgcatgtgtgacccgaagCGACCGTTCTATGAAGACGAAGGAGATCGAaggagattttattttttgttttgagtcataggaactccgtactattaagaggggtcaccagaaGCTAAGCATGCATTCAAGAGTGGTCAGAGTTGAGTTAAAGTCGAGGGGAGTCTCGGTGTTGTTTTTCCAAGCAGCAGGGACCGGATGGTCCGGCCCcctggccggacagtccggtggcaggacggtccagaccttggtccggcccctactctgagtgagtgagttaagtgtcgaccggacggtccggccctctagccggacagtccggttaggtttattttccaacggctaagtaACGTCTGCCAAcctataaaaggggctcttgagatctagccgttggtaaggctttctgttcgagttttctggttgctagggcaagtttagcacctctcaagcctccccactaacccaacaCACCTCCTagattaatcgttggatcatgtcttagagagagtgttaaggttagtgagtgatagagtgttcattctcgggcgttgatggatgcatgtggagtcaaggtggcctattactcttggagattgatctcctagacggataggcgtcgcccgcgagcctcaGATTTGTGTGGATCACCcaggagcaagttgtgaaggttggtgcctaacctccgcaagggaataggtaagattgatagtggattcttgtgctttctcatagaaggctgcagggtagagcgaattgcaatctagggctaggcaagccgccttgatcttgaccttggtggtcgatcaaaagggttgctagtccctagGTGTGAATTCGAAGACCTGTGTTGGctttgtgggaggaagccacgAGAgagaaaggatcgagagagatcccgctcgctGGAGCGCCTCAACAGAAAGTAGGATTGAAAGATctgaacttcgggataaatctctcgtgtctttgttcttgtgatttcgtgttctgtttgttcatGCGATCTTTCTGTTGTTTTATTCCACACACAATCACATCACGTTTccaggaacatcaccgaaaaggtagactgtcaaatctgcatttttcactgaccggacggtccggtgttctaactaggacggtccggccagagctctcggcccaacctgaaagtgccgaccggacggtccggccatagGCTTGGACGGCCCGGCCACTGTACTGACCGCTGcgatttgaaagattttttaggacacctattcaTCCCCCCCTCTAGGTCgtctctctgggacttcaACATGCCTTCCCGCCTCTGCCGCTAACCGCCTCGCCGTTGCCTGCATCAAGCACGAGTACGCGCCCGCCGAGCCCACCAAGATGGACAGCGCCATCCAGACTGTGTACCGGCGCAAGAACTGGTCGTCCATGGTGCTCTACAACTGAAATTAACctcaaatatatcaaataaaaaccaaattttgaattatattaatttaatttcaactttatcatatttgaaattatatatatcaaactaaccccaaatctatcaaataaataccaaatttcgAATTGTATTaatttaagttcaaatttaacgaatttggaattttatatatcacctcaaatctatcaaataaaattcaaaatttgaagtttattgatttccattcaaatttatcaaatttagaattatatttatatacatatatatatatatcaaactaacaTCAAATCTATCTTCAAATTTCGAATTgcattaatttaatttcaaatttctctaatttgaaattatatatatcaaactaacatcaaatctatcaaatatatttcaacCTTTATTCCAATGTTtgtgaataaatatttacatttatttCCTAAAAGTTAACATACAATAGGGTCACTCAGTTGCTTcgcttttgaaaaatatggcCAAATTTGTAAAGCTGAAAAAGTTGGGTTAATTCGTAGTTCGTCTTTAAAGTAGGGTCAGATTTGCAATTACCCCTTTTAAAAATCGTTGATCTCTTTTCGTCTTccttcctattttttttcctctctgaAAGTGTCAATCCCTCCTCGAAACTATTCGTCTGTGATATCCTTAATACCTCTGATCTTTTTCTCGTCATTGACATATTTTGTCTCAACTATTTGTCCtcctttcatttttctttttgcaactcattttcatatatattttctagccgATGACGGCACATCCCAAACTAGGCTTGCTCATGTCCACTATCGCCTTTGCGTTGAGTGATATAGGATTGCCGCTCATTGCTAGGCTTCATTGTGCAAGCTATCACGCCACACAACTATTTCACTCGTGTCATGTCATCTCCCATGCGTCATGTGTATGTATCCCAGCCAAGCCAACAAGCCAGCATCAGCCTCGCTAAGTTCTAGCATATCCGCTTCTGAGCTTTTGAGCTCAAGTTCGTCTGCATGAACTACCACCGACCCCATCATCCTTCACTCCACTCTATCTCCCTCCACAAGCCGAGGGCCACcaccaaatgaaaaaaaaagaccattGTCAACTTCCTAGAGCCGCCCTAGCCTATAGCTCCAACATTGCCATAGCTAGAGCCTAGCTTTCGTCATCGACACCAACATCCAAAATCACCATGTTTGCTTCCTCTTATCCAAAATTGAGGGAATCATCGTCTTCTCCATACCAAACTCAACTTTTCCCCTCGTATTCCTTGGCAAGATCACCGCTAAAGCCTCGAATGTGTTGCCTTTTGCAACGTCCTACTTTGTTTACGGTCATTGGCCTCATGAGACGTCATCTTAGGGCACCTCGTGTGTAGCCATCTCCACCATAAGGTCAACCTCCTTTATTGGTCATCAACAGTCATTGATCCCAACTAGAGTTCATAGGAGTCGTCCACATTATGCATAGCAATGGCACCAGATGAGAAATAAGATAGGGTTAGATTGTTGGCGCATGAAGGAGCGCATGATATATGTGGGCACGATGTATAGAATTAGATTGTTGGCACATGAAGAAGGAACACGTGATATATGTAGGCACAATGTCAACTTGAATTTCCCGTAAATGTGATGGAAAATTGCCCTTGCGCTAGAGATTTTAACAGTAGAAAGAGCTCAAGTGACATTTCCTTGTTGAGAGGCTGCTGCTTAAGTCAAATTTACACTACCTCTATTTCAAATTGTAAAagtcttgcctaaatttatcaatcgacgaaagtatataatttataaatatatctagattcattaatattcatatgaatgtaGACAAGACtggaaagtcttacattgtgaaacgaaAGGAGTAGCATCCAAGGTATGGGTGGTTTAAGTATTTCAAAAGAAATACTTTTAACTATGAATCTAATAATATGtatcatataaataatatattactcttcgatttttttttgatactattgacttttaaatctatgtttaacCCGCTAGTATGCAAAATTGTAAATAAGGTACAAAATACAtttaataatgaaataaattataacaaaataattataattatctatttttaaaaaaacaaatgatcaaatatagattaaaaagCCAATAGCATCTAATAGAAAAATTGAAGGTGATAATAAAGAAATTGTTCGAAGGTTATGTTCAATGATCTCTCTAGAGTCAAGATAACTTCCATGGTAATCTCGAAAGTAATTATATGCCATTGTATAAAGTTACTGAAGTTTCCTAGACCTATTTTCATCTAAAGTTCCCTacgttttttttccaatatagtttattttttaattttagcttcTAATCGCTAaatacacgtatataaaattgtattcataaattaatttattcataaattaattttcgtttaaaaatatgtcagCTATAGGCATAACTGGCTTCAAGAACTGAAGAACGCGAACTGCAAGCCAGGAAAGTGAGCTTACCTAGtttcttaatttttgtttagttcTGCTTTCGCACGTGACCATTTCAGCTCTGAATAATTTGAGCTGAATAATTCTTTTACGCTATTCCACAGCCATACAGTAAACCTGTACGTCGTGCGAGAATGGAACAAAAAGGTTTAGCAGCTATGGATCTGGCATAGTTTCCCAACATGGTCCgctgaagagaaaaaaaatgaaattaaagaCTCAGAAAACCACAGCACGGTTGCACAGTGCTAATTTGAGTTCCTCGTCAAAATCAGGACACTGAAAAGTGAAACTACATGGAGAGAGCTCAACAGAGGGCTATAACTTAGGTCATCCGCTGGGCAGCCTCCTTGGCGAGCAGCTTTTCCCTGGCCTTGGTCTTCGCCTGTGACTTGGATCCCATGACACCGCCTCCCCACTTCTTCCTGACCTCATCGAATTTGTCATTGAAGTTCGCCTAGAAAAGGATGGCTCACAGCATCAGCAAATGAAGTGCTGAAGGGAAAGCAGCACTGGATAGTATGATAGATATGATGAATAAATGAATGAAGGATCTCATGGTTAACCTTGATGGCCTCCAAGATCTTGCTGAACTCAAGCTTGTCCTCGTTCTTGACAGTGGTCAAGCATAGGACAGACGCAGTTTTCTTGTGAACAATCTACACGAGATTATTTGCAAAGAATGAGATTCTCTTTCTACTACTGCAGCCTCTATACCTTAAAAAAGTACAAACAGGGATTCAGGAGGAAATATACCGATCCTAGACGGGCTTTTCCTTTCACGATGCAGTAAGGGACCTCCATCTTCCTGCACAGGGCTGGAAGCCACACAACCAGCTCAATCGGATCAACATCATGAGCAATGACAACCAGCTGGGCCTTGCTCTGCAAGAAAGCATTCAATTATCTCAACAGTGTTCTTTGATTGTTCGTTCCCATAAAAGATATCACTGGATgagtaattaacaaataaatggCTAGCTCAATAAGGTCCTGTACCTGCTCAATGAGGTATGTGACATGGTTAAGACCATACTTAACAACAATTGGCTTCTTTGCCTCAACGGTTTTACCTTCCGCCTCAGCTTGGGCCCTCTTCAAAAGCCTCTCCTTCTTAGCAGCCTTGTCCTCAGGGCGGTACTTGAGGAGCATCTTAAACAGGTTGGTTGCTGCAAACGACCACTCACATAAGATACTTTTGACACATACAAGCAATTCAAGTTGAACTGCATTTAAGTTCTGTTGCTTTGTTTTAACATTTTAACAGCGATAGCTAATGAATCACAATACTAAGAACACACCAGCAACATTACAAACCAACATCCTACAGAATAATTATGTCAACGCAACTTTCATGCAGAGTTCAAGACAATCAAGTACTCAACAAAACTGATGATGGTTTCTTGCACTGACAGATGACCAGATATATTAAGAAAACTTTAGCAGTATAGACCAGCATTTTTCATTCTTAAtttccatataaaaaaaactccctaGACACTAGCAACAAAAAGCTAGTAGTAAAAGGCTCCATTAAACTGGAAGAAATTCACTATACTAAAAAGAAATCTACTACGCCCTAATAACTatggctcccatcgtttcacttcttataagaaaaagaaatcgcATGTCCATAGTGACTCAAAAGGcaaaagttataaaagaaacatgatgaaaaatacataatcaagttcaaaattaagttctaaaatttaaattttggtataagcAACTGTAACTGCGAAACGATGAGAGCCTATTACTATTAATCTACCATGAGAATTAGATTACTCATGCATTATTCAAGTAATGCAACAACTCAAGGTTTCAGAACGAAGATACGTGTGAATTTCATAAACTAATATCCAGCTTGACCTAACTGGCATCCCAGGTGCGTCGCCGACCAGACAAATCGACTGATGAGATATGAAGGAATCGAGGCGTATACATACCGAGGTTCTTGTCGAGGGTGCGGGTGAACTGGTTGAGCGCCGGGGGCACCTTGAGGCGCTGCTTGAGGATGCGCCGCTGGCGCTGGATGCGCACCACCTTGGGCCACTTAACGAACCGGTGCAGGTCTTTCTTGGGCGGCAGCGCGCCGCCGATGCCGAACTGCTTCGGCCTCTTCTCGAACAGCGGGTTCGTCACCTTCTCCTGCACCCAGTCcagcaaaagaagaaaaaaaatcaaaatcacatCACACTTCAAGCAAACAGATTTCAACCACGAATGGGGAAAAGGGTGCAATAccgtcttcttcctcgccggcaccggcgcccTGCCGCCTCTCTTCGGGGCCTGCGAAATTTGCGATCCAAACTATGAGCATATCCAACAACCATATCTAAAAATTGCAGCCTCCGCAAATCCACGCAGCAGATGATGCAGATTTTAAGCCAGCGCCCACAAATCCAACTAAACCACACCAAAACAACACGCACAAAGATCACGAAAAGCTCCGTAGGAAGGGAAACAGGGGAAAGCAGCAGCGATAGCACTAGCGCGAACaacggagaggcggcggcggcggcgagagcgttACCATTTCGCCGGAGGGGACGCTGCAGCTTGGCGTTCCAAACGGGGAagacggcgaggagggggaAGAGGGCGGCGAGAGGTGGCGACGCAGGGGAGGAGGTGATTTTATAAGCGAGGCGCCGGGACGACGTGGACGCTTGGCAATCGCCCGATGATGCCAGCGCAAGAGCACCAGGCCATCTGGGCCGTCCATGGGATTAGGGTTTTGGAGGCGTCACTTGGGCCGCAGCCATATAGACTGGGCTACATGGCCGGCCCGGTTGCTTTTCGAGCCTTCCTGGGAGCTTAGTTctattgtttttcctttttttttctttttttttgttaggttACACCcataaaagccaaaagatctCTCTTATAcaactaaaagaaaaagaaaatgctacctataatatttcattttgATTTGGCTCGGTTAAACATAACAACGTGGAGAGCAGTAAAGAAACATAACGGTATCTATGAGCCCCAAAACCTAAtcagagcaggtacaatagcaggtcATAAGCCAGACATGAGGGGAGAGGCAgcggactactaatttatagccaccTATAGCACAGACTCCAAGAcacatatgtgtatgacaggtaggACCGAATATTAGTTGTGTAGTTTATTCTATTggatgaattggctattaaattgGCTATAAATAAGTTAGAgcactattgaacttgctctcgTAAAAGAAACTTTTCATGGTGCCAACATCGTTGTACATTGGCTGTTCAATGTAGTAGTATAGAAAGGAAGATTGTGCTAGATAGATCATAGATGTGTTTGTTGTTCGAACAATGTATACTTTAAAACATGGATATCAAACAAGAAGTCTACTCTAACCGTTTTTGTTTTCCTGCCACGCATCAGCTCATTCTGGTTTTCTTTTGGcctttctctccttttttttcctttcaccACTGCTATGTGTGTGTTCGGTTACTCGTATCAtcttagggtgtgtttggatgGTGGGATATGAGTGAATAGGGTTTGGCGGCCCGATTTTTAGaagtgtttagttggtgaagaAAATATAGTGGCCCCGTAGAGAATATTCCGCCTAGATACCAGACGGGGGAGGTCCGGGCGATTGACCGGTCACAGCCACCCGCCCGGACCGAGCGCGCACGGGCCTCCTTCCGCGTCACCTCCTTCCGCATCTGCGAGGCCGGATGGAGCGAGCAAAGCagaggcggcgaccggcgcaGGAGCGAGGGCGCGGCCGGCGTCGAGCGAGCCGGGGTGGGAGCCGCGGCGGGAGCCGCGGCCGACGACGAGACCGGGGGCGATGACCGGCGCGGCCGCAAGAGCTGGAGCGACGACTGGCGTGGGGCcgacagcggcggccggcgcatggccgccgtcgagagcgggagcggcgaccgagtgcgggagcgggagcagcGTCCGCGCTCGAGCTGGGGCGGCACGAGAGCCATGGCCGTTGTGCCGGTCGGGCGAGTACAGGAGCCGCGACCGGGCTCGAGCTAGGGCGGCCAGTTCCGGTCTTGAAGGTCACCTTCTCCGGCGAGGCCTCGGCGACATAGACCTCGACGACACTGAGCCAGTGCAGCGCTCCTTGGTCTTCACGCGGTCATGCCGGCGAGCTCCTTGGTCTATGTAAGTAGGTGAGTGTGGGAGCAGCTTGGTAACCAGCTAAATTCATATTTGAGGATTGAAACCACCTGAGATTAGAAATACTATACCAGTCATTCATATCAATTTAACCTTTAAAGTTATGTGCTTTCAGTTGTATCTGTTGATGGTAGTAGGGCTTTTCCCCTTGGAAATTACAAGCAGTAATGTGGATTGGGAAAAAATGCCTGATATGTTAAAtagatatttagatataatggCATTCACCGTGAGGAAGCGTGAGGAAGCGCTGCATTCTGTTAACTATATACTGATAGTATACATAATGCAGCAGTACACAACCAAATTTGGTTCTTTTACTCAGGCGTTGTGCATTTAACTCACAAGCCTAATTCCTAGGAatttattcttaaaatttagagcaatcttacaacattttttttataagatctGGTGTACTTTgtagttttaacttttaaaacagGGTAAATTATTTGTGCAATACAATCTGCATTGTATTTTagttgttatatttaaagaaaaaatggatTTCCAGATCGGTGGGCTATGCAACAGCGACATTTGGTCTAGCAGTTCTTGAGGGCAGCACACAACCAGGCGTTTGGTTTCCATAAGATGTTAGTGGTGCTTTAATGGGAAGACATAATAACACAATACCAATTCATAGAAGTAttctttagttttaaaaaactcTCTTCTACTCTTTCAAAGGTATCTACTATGCACAATCAAATTCTTCACAAATGTTGAATGCAATTGTGGACATGCCCTGGTTGTGGTAACTGTATGCATCGCGTGGAAGTAGAGTTTCATGGATTGGTGCGGTTTGGTGTTGTAATTTGGTCATGAATTAGTCATGTAGCTGGGTTTGGGGATGAACGGGTTCTTGGGCATTGGGGGTATGGATTTCAGTTTACTCAGATGCaaaatgtttgattgttgAGCGAGAATTTTGCTCGTGTTTATGTGAGTCGGAATTTTGCTCGCGTTTATGTGAGAGTGCCGACAAGATCAATTTTGTATCTATGGTTAATGTCATTGAGGCGTTTCCAGCATGGCGTCAATGACATTGAGGATTGGTTCTTCTGTAACAATTCTGGAATACCATACTCTAACCCCTACTTTGTTTGGGTGCTAACGTTTTATCTTGAGTGGACATGGTTGCATTTAGGCCTCTAAGTGTAGCTtcccttctcttttctttactAAATTTTGCATGAACAACTTTGCTCTTTGATGGTCAGTGTAGAACACGATACTATAAAATGTACTGGTAGGTCGTCCATGAAATTGCAGTGTGAACTCTTAAGCGCTCTTCCTGGAAAGCCAAATTGCAGTCTAGGGGTAGTTTCCAAAGTTAGCACATATTTTTGGTCTGAACATAAATTGACAAAGTTgtgaaaagatatttttttggttggatggaaGTGTTGAGTAACCCTATAGATGCAGGCAGCCTGAACTACATAGCATATTTTTATCGAGGGATTGGAAGAAATGGCATACGCTGTCTTGTGTATAGGGCCATGTtcaacaaatatatgtttgtagcTATTCTAGAACTTTTGAGAGACCAAATTAAAGCTGCTGCAATAAAATCTGCCTCTACAAAAACATGCATGCTACTTAATATCTCTTCGTGGGTGCTTCTCTACTGATCTAGAGATTATAAGTGTTTCTTTCATAGATTTATTAGATGGGGGCACTAACTTTGAGTCTTTTGGTCGTtgaattatttattatcaCATATGAGTAAAAATGGGCATGCGAAGATTCAACAGTAACATCACTTATTTTCACTTTTGATTATTGAGTTATTACTTTAAATTTGCAGTAGAACCCTCCCCCTCGATGCATTTTGTttgcaatataaaaatattatatttgatgcTACcaggttaaatatatatgcagatcATACTATTTGTACtttatattgtaatatttgatatttaacTTGAATCAATTTTAAGTCTGATTGCattttatatgataataataaatttaacaattgATATAGTTGACACCGTAGCGTTAGTACGGACACTTTACTGGTCATCAAGTATACAAGATGTAGCACCCTGAGGCATCGATGTTGCGTCAAGCATTGATTTGCTGCACTAACCGTCATggcaaaaagaaacaatttattttttaagcgCTTCTCTAGACTGCACGTTGAAGGTGACCTTATAGGCTTGAACTAGCTACTAGCAGACCTACtcagagcaaggctaataatataaccaACAAACCGGCTAAGACTTTTTGTAGTCTTCTTATAGTCCACTTATATAATGGTTAGCTCTTCATTTTTAAtacaggacccacatgtctctcACATGGTGTCTTGGTTTTTGTGCCTGAGctgactataagcttatagccagcttctcatctctcttctcccttctctcggcttatagccagctattaTAGCTGCTCTAAGGTATTTGCAGCGGACACTATTTTGAAAGTAGAGTAcgtgagaaaaaatattattctgaTAGATACTCTATCACAGCATGGTTGGTTCAGCTCGTTAACATTGACGAGCTAAAAGCCTAGCTTAGCTTGGCTCACGAGCTGACTTAtaagctcgttaggctcgtcaACAAGCtaagtcttatttaaattatttctataattataaatttatgattttattatataacTTATGAAGAGACATAACTAACAAATTActcaataaatataatagtttgGATGCAATTATAGAGCTAAGCATTAGTTAATaagttctaaatatataaaaaaaatcatgatacTTAGTCCTAACAAGCTAAATGAATAGCTCACGAGCTAAAAAGCTCGGCTCAACCGAGCTTGATACGAGTCACAAAGCTTTTTGTCCACCCCTATATCCCTTGCTCCAAAAATATGTCATCATCTATATTGAAAAGAGAtacttcatatttggatgttctctctcaTCCATATCTCAACAATCAATTTCAAAAGAAGAGAACAATAACAACAATTGAATCTGATCCGAGCTTGATACAAGTCAAAGCTTCAAGCTTTTTGCCCACCCCTATATCCCATGCTCCAAAAATATGACATCATCTATATTGAAAAGAGAtacttcatatttggatgttctctcttATCCATATCTCAACAATCAATTTCAAAAGAAGAGA is a window of Oryza brachyantha chromosome 8, ObraRS2, whole genome shotgun sequence DNA encoding:
- the LOC102705183 gene encoding 60S ribosomal protein L7a-2; protein product: MAPKRGGRAPVPARKKTEKVTNPLFEKRPKQFGIGGALPPKKDLHRFVKWPKVVRIQRQRRILKQRLKVPPALNQFTRTLDKNLATNLFKMLLKYRPEDKAAKKERLLKRAQAEAEGKTVEAKKPIVVKYGLNHVTYLIEQSKAQLVVIAHDVDPIELVVWLPALCRKMEVPYCIVKGKARLGSIVHKKTASVLCLTTVKNEDKLEFSKILEAIKANFNDKFDEVRKKWGGGVMGSKSQAKTKAREKLLAKEAAQRMT